The Flectobacillus major DSM 103 genome has a window encoding:
- a CDS encoding TolC family protein, with protein sequence MYNMRNIGRLLPKLFFTVLCLLRFSSDIYSQNQLAPTPVGSTSSKPETLDNATLENIIQYAIKHQPQIQQSIIDQKVVENTIKSKLADWYPQINFNYNLQHNFLVQTSIIAGNPVKLGVDNTSAAQFSLSQSIFNRDVLLANRTQNDVRQQASQTVTNNKITVTANVAKAFYAVLATQQQIAVSEGDIIRLEKSLKDAKNQYNAGTSDKIDFKRVTIALNNTLATKKSNEELLKARVQNLKALMGYPEAEPLTIVYNPEAMELEIALDTTQKADVPSRIEFQQLQTLKRLREADLNYNKWSYLPTVAFNGAYNLNFLNNSFGDLYNRNYPNSFAAITLSLPIFQGGKRKNNINSAEWQLKRLEWDITSLKLSINAEYQQALATYKSNLTVFLSQKENMELAKEVYDLVQLQYRSGIKTYLEVITSETDLRSARINYYNSLYLVLSSKVDVQKALGQFNY encoded by the coding sequence ATGTACAATATGCGTAACATCGGAAGATTGTTGCCGAAACTGTTTTTTACAGTCCTATGCTTGCTTAGGTTTTCTTCGGACATTTATTCCCAAAATCAGCTCGCCCCAACTCCTGTCGGAAGTACATCGAGCAAACCCGAAACCCTGGACAATGCTACGCTTGAGAATATTATTCAATATGCCATCAAGCATCAGCCACAAATCCAACAATCGATTATTGACCAGAAGGTCGTTGAAAATACCATTAAAAGTAAACTTGCCGATTGGTATCCCCAAATCAACTTCAACTACAACCTGCAGCATAACTTCTTGGTTCAAACCAGTATTATTGCAGGCAACCCTGTCAAGTTAGGCGTAGATAATACCTCGGCAGCACAGTTTAGTCTTTCGCAAAGTATTTTTAACAGAGACGTTTTGTTGGCAAACAGAACCCAAAACGATGTTCGACAACAAGCATCACAAACTGTTACCAATAATAAAATTACAGTGACGGCCAACGTTGCCAAGGCCTTTTATGCGGTGTTGGCTACTCAGCAACAAATTGCTGTATCGGAAGGTGATATTATTCGTTTGGAAAAAAGCTTGAAAGATGCCAAAAACCAATACAATGCAGGAACAAGCGATAAAATCGACTTTAAAAGAGTAACGATTGCCCTCAATAATACCCTTGCTACCAAAAAAAGCAACGAAGAGTTATTGAAAGCCCGAGTTCAAAACCTGAAGGCGTTGATGGGTTATCCAGAAGCTGAGCCTCTTACTATTGTATACAACCCTGAAGCAATGGAGTTAGAAATTGCTCTTGATACTACACAAAAGGCAGATGTTCCTTCACGTATCGAGTTCCAGCAATTACAAACTCTCAAAAGACTTCGTGAAGCCGATTTGAATTATAATAAGTGGAGTTATTTGCCTACTGTAGCATTCAACGGGGCTTATAACCTTAACTTTTTGAACAACTCTTTTGGCGATTTATATAACCGTAATTATCCCAACTCTTTTGCGGCTATTACACTTTCGTTACCTATTTTTCAGGGAGGAAAACGCAAAAACAATATCAATTCGGCCGAATGGCAACTCAAACGCCTTGAATGGGATATTACCAGCCTCAAGTTATCTATCAATGCCGAATACCAACAGGCTTTGGCTACTTACAAAAGCAATTTGACGGTATTTTTATCACAAAAAGAAAATATGGAATTGGCCAAAGAAGTATACGACCTTGTTCAGTTACAGTACCGTTCGGGTATCAAAACCTATTTGGAAGTTATTACCTCCGAAACAGATTTACGCTCGGCTCGAATCAATTATTACAACTCCCTATATTTGGTGTTGTCGAGCAAAGTAGACGTACAAAAAGCTCTAGGTCAATTCAATTATTAG